A segment of the Methylomonas paludis genome:
ATGTCCGAAGAAGAGGGGATGCGTGTAGCCGAACTGGAAGTAGAATTTGCCGAAATGGATGGCTACACGGCTGAATCACGCGCCGGTGAGTTATTGCTGGGTCTGGATATTCCCCTGGAACAACACGACGGCCTCATGTCTGCCGTGGCACCAGGCTGGAAACTAAGGGTACTGCTGGCCCAGGTATTGTTTGCCGATCCCGACATCATGCTGCTGGACGAGCCCACCAACAACCTGGATATCAACACCATCCGCTGGGTGGAAAACATACTTAACGAACGCGAATCCACCATGGTGATAATTTCCCATGACCGCCACTTTCTTAACAGCGTCTGCACCGATATGGCTGATCTGGATTACGGTGAGTTGCGGGTTTACCCCGGCAATTATGATGATTACATGATCGCCGTTACCAGCGTCCGGGATAGTTTGTTAGCCAGTAACAGCAAGAAAAAAGCCAAGATCGCCGAGTTACAAACCTTCGTCAGCCGTTTTTCTGCCAATGCCTCAAAAGCCAAGCAGGCCACTTCACGGGCCAAGCAGATAGACAAAATCAAACTGGATGAAGTCAAACCATCCAGCCGGGTTAATCCCTTTATTCGGTTTGATCAAACCAAAAAGCTGTATCGTGTGGTTCTGGAAGTAGAGGAAGTCAGCAAAGGCTATGGTGAAGCCCCGTTATTCAAAGATTTGAGTTTGATGATAGGCGTGGGTGAGCGCGTTGCCGTGATCGGCCCCAACGGCATTGGTAAATCAACGCTGTTAAAAACCCTGGCCGGCGATTTAAGCCCCGATGCCGGGATTGTAAAATGGTCGGAAAACGTGGAATTGGGCTATTTTGCCCAGGATCACGCCGAAAGTTTTGCGGAAGACTTGTCACTGATAGAATGGATGGGGCAATGGCGCAAGGAGTCCGATGATGATCAGATGATACGCGGCACATTGGGGCGCTTGTTATTCTCTCAGGATGATATTCATAAATCCGTCAAAGTATTATCAGGCGGCGAACAGGGCCGAATGTTATTCGGCAAATTAATGCTGCAAAAAGCCAACATCATGATCCTGGATGAACCCACCAACCATCTGGATATGGAATCCATCGAATCGCTAAATACTGCGCTGGAAAGTTACCCCGGCACCCTGATTTTTGTCAGTCATGACCGCGAGTTCGTCTCGTCTCTGGCTACCCGCATCATAGAATTAACCCCACAGGGTGTTGTTGATTACCAGGGCGATTACGAAGAGTATTTGCGAAGTCAGGATATTGTTTAAGCTTATTGACTGCCTCTGATAGTAAAACGGGATTTAAGCCTAAGCTGGCTAAATCCCGTATTGTTTCAACTTAATGCCACAGGCCCCCAAGGGTAAGCACCGGGTGGCGCAACGTTAACCAGCTTTTCGTTGACAAATTCGTAAAAACCACGTTCCGATAGCTCACGGCCAAATCCGGAATTCTTGATCCCACCAAACGGAAGTTCCGGCCCAGTCCAGACCGGTTGGTTGATAAACACCATCCCTGTTTCAATTTTCGCCGCTAAGTTTTGACCGTGTTCGATATCCGCTGTAAAAATGGATGCGCCGAGTCCAAACGGCGTTGCATTGGCTAATTCAATAGCCTGTGCTTCGTTATCAACCACATAAAAAGCCGCCACTGGGCCAAATAGCTCTTGAGTATAAATCGGATTGTTTTCGTTAATGCCGCTTAGTATTGTGGGCTCTAGAAAATAACCCGGCCTATCGATTCTATTTCCGCCAACTACGATTTTTGCCCCGGCTTTTTGGGCCTGATCAATCTGATCAAGCAGCAGATTCAGCGCTTTTTCCGAGGAAAGCGGTGCCAATGTCGTGCTTGGATTCATCGGGTCGCCGGCAGTAAAAGAACCCATCCGCTTAACGAACCCAGCTAAGAAATGCTGCCCGCGCTCCTGCCCAACCACGATGATGCGTTTGGAAGCAACGCAACACTGACCGGCATTAAACATACGGCCAAATAGGGCACTGTCCAGGGTGGCTTCAAGTGGGGCATCTGCAAGGACAATCAGCGGGTCGCTGCCCCCCATTTCCGCAACTACTTTTTTCAAAGCGCGACCAGCCCGCTCAGCCACCGCAGCACCCGCCCGTTCACTACCGGTTACTGTGACCCCGCGCACCCGCTGATCCTCAATAACGCGACCGATTTGGTCGATACTGACAAACAAATTGGTATAAACCCCAGTCGGCGCACCGGCCTCTTCGAACAGCCTAGCCAAAGCCAGGGCCGACTGTGGAACATTTTCCGCGTGTTTCAGCAGCAGCACATTGCCGGCCATCAACTGCGGGCCCGCCACACGGGCAACCTGGTAATAAGGAAAATTCCAGGGTTCTATACCCAGCACCACACCGATAGGCTCAATCAGCACTTTCGCGTTTGGTGATTCTGCTAATGCTTTCGGGGCCAAATAAGCTTTCGCGTGTTTGGCATAGTACTGCAGTATTCCAGCCGTAATATCCACTTCTGCGTAAGCTTCGCCGATCAGCTTACCCATTTCTAAGGTCAAATATTGCGCGTACTCTTGTTTTCTTTCCAGCAGTATGTCAGCTGCCTTAAACACAATCTTGGCCCGTTCGTCGATGGAACGCAGCCGCCAGTCCCTATAGGCCTGGTCGGCATTCGCAATGGCAAGCTCCAGATCTGAATCGGATAGTTCTGGATAAGATGCCAGTAATTCGCCGGTTGCCGGATTAATCGTTTGATAAGCCATATTTTGCACCCCTGTATAGTCAAGTCCGTCTTGCTTAGTAATACTTAGCAAGACGGATAACCTGATTTGATCTGGTCAGGATAACGATGATAGTCAGTCGAAGTGACCGGCTCAGGTGGAGACGGTCACTCAATTTTTAGCTAACCCGTCACACCTGGCGTTAATAAAAACTGGCCCGCAGGCAGCTTTTCCTGATACGGGTAAGGACTGGCCTTGTTTTCCGCCACCCAACGTTTTTCTGCTATCGATTCAAACGGTGGCGGCAGTTCACCTTGCAAGGACCAAAGGTCAAATGGGGTTTCATCAATGGAAATTTCCCAATCGAAACCACGCTGCTTCACAAAAGGAGCAATTACCTCGTCCAGGGTTCGCATCCACCACTCGCGGATAATAGCGCCGGGTAAAGTGCGGGCTATTTGGTCAACCTTAAAGCGAATAAACTTGTCATTACGCTCTCCACCAACAAAACAATTGCCTTGTTCCACTGTTTCGAAAATAACCACGGCATAAAATTTGGGGATAGGCACACCCGCATAAACGTTAGTAATGCGTTCAGCCAATTCTTGTTTGTCTTCGGCGCTAAAAGCACCGCTAGGATGATAAACTTTCCACAAGGGCATGTTGTTGTCTCCAGTAAACTGAAATTTATAATTAATTATCCAAACCTTACTCAGGTGATTATTGTCTACCTTAGTATTTATGAATAAGCTCGTTGGGAACGGACATTTATTCTGCGAAGAAATACTGAGTGCTATTGAGGGAAACTGACACCAGATATTTATATACCGTTCGGTACAAAATATTACAGACAACATATAGCCATGTCAACTGGGACAAATGAAAAAACTTCTATGCTTTTATTTAAGCCATGTTTGCTAGAGCAAGATCGGCTAATTTGGCAGCCCGTAGCCTCGATGCAACGCAGTGGAATCGAGGGATTCGCAGCGTAACCTTTAAATATTCTTCAATTAATCGATGATAGACACCAATCGGTGGAATATGTTCAGCTATTCCACCTTATGAAAACCAACATGCCCCTTATGGCCTTAAAAATATGACCAGCGGCTAACCTGATCAACCTACATTTTTGGTTTATGCAGATTTCAACGTAGCCATATCAATGGAAAATCGATACTTTACATCCGACTTCACCAGTCTGTCCTAGGCCGTGTTGACTTCCTGGATCGGGATGACTTCAACATCGGCAGTGATGTTATGCGTGCCGCAGAAATCCAGCATTTCCTGAGTCTCCCTAAGCCCACCAATTATCGAACCGGACAGGCTACGGCGGCCAAACAACAGAGCGAAGGCCGACACCGCCAGTGGCTTTTCAGGCGCGCCCACCAAGGTAATGTTGCCGTCATGACCAAGCAGGTTGAGATAGGCATTGATGTCGTGATCGGCGGCGATAGTATCAAGAATGAAGTCAAAACTGCCTGCGTGGTTTTGCATCTCCTCAACATGGGTGGAAACGATGACTTCGTGCGCACCTAGGCGCAGCGCATCCTTTATTTTACTGGGCGAAGTCGTGATGACCACAACCTGGGCACCAAAAGCACGGGCAAATTTAACGCCCATATGACCCAGTCCGCCGAGTCCGGCCACCCCAATCTTCTTGCCTTTAATGTCGCCCCAACGGCGTATCGGCGAGTAGGTGGTGATTCCAGCACAGAGCAAGGGAGCAACCCCGGCAAGATCAAGGTTTGCGGGTATATGCAGCACGAAGCGTTCATCGACAACAATGCTTTCCGAGTAACCTCCATAGGTAACACCACCCAGATGCTTGTCTGGAGAGTTAAAAGTGAGCGTCTGATGGGGGCATAACTGCTCCAGATTATCCAAGCAATTTGGGCAAGTATGGTCGGAATCCACCAAGCAACCCACACCGGCCAAATCGCCCGGTTTAAAATGAGTAACGGCGAAACCGACCTTGGTGACGCGGCCCACGATTTCATGGCCGGGGACAATCGGGTAGATCGTAGGCATGATGCTACTCCATTCGTTACGCACGGAATGGAGATCTGAGTGGCAAATACCGCAGTAGAGAATATCAATCTGCACATCGCGCTCGGTCGGATTGCGTCTTGGAATAGTGGTTGAAGCCAACGGCGATGTCGCACTGACTGCAGAGTATGCTTTTGCATTGAACATATAATATGCTCCTGTTAATTTAGGTTTAAGTGATAACGGCTTTTTATGCCACGGCTCAGCGGCCAGTTATTTGCTCCAGCTTTTCTGGATAGCGATTTCCTTGCACAGTAATCTGTGCCGCAGCTGTTTCAATATCACGGAGATCAACGGGTGTGAGCTCAACGGCAACAGCGCCAATGTTCTCGTCCAAGCGATGCAGTTTCGTCGTGCCAGGAATGGGCACAATCCACGGCTTCTGTGCCAGCAGCCAGGCCAGCGCAATTTGGGCCGGGGTCGCATGTTTGCGTTCGGCGATCCTGTCCAGCAGATCAACCAGGGCCCGATTGGCCTGCAATGCTTCAGGTGTAAAGCGGGGTAGGGTGCTACGAAAATCGGAACTATCAAAGGTTGTGCTCTGATCGATTTTACCGGTCAAAAAACCTTTGCCCAACGGGCTGTAGGGTACGAGACCGATTCCAAGCTCTTCGAGCGTAGGTATTATTTCCAGCTCAGGACGCCGCCACCACAACGAATATTCGCTTTGGAGGGCGGTAACCGGTTGAACCGCGTGAGCACGGCGTATGGTCTGCGCGCCGGCTTCAGACAGCCCAAAATGTTTGACTTTACCTTGCTGAATCAGATCATTTACTGCGCCGGCAACCTCTTCGATCGGCACATCCGGATCAACGCGGTGCTGATAAAACAGATCAATAGCATCGATTTTAAGTCGTTTTAGCGAGGCCTCAGCCACCACCTTAATATGCTCGGGGCGGCTATTCAAAGCGGGTGCGCCTTTGCTGCCTCTGGGATCAACATTGGTATCGAAACCAAATTTAGTAGCGATGACCACCTGATCACGTAAGGGGGAAAGCGCTTCCCCAACCAATTCTTCATTGATGAACGGCCCATAGACCTCAGCTGTATCAAAGAAGGTAACCCCATGTTCTACGGCTGTGCGCAGCAAGGAGATCATTTCCTGCTTATCCTTGGCTGGACCGTAGGAAAAACTCATTCCCATACAGCCAAGCCCAATAGCCGACACTTCCAAATTACTGTTGCCCAGTTTGCGTTTTTGCATTTTCAATCTCCGGTCTGATAATCAAAGCCTCTCTTGCTTAGAGAGACTAACTCCTTTCCTGATGAGCGCTAGTTTAGCCAGTATCTTGTCAGTTGATTAGCGGGTATAATCGGCATGACTCTATGAGTAGGATTCATGAATGCAACGCCAGAACTACAACGATCTTTTTGCTTTTGTCATGGTGGCGCGGCTAGGGAGTTTTACTAGAGCGGCGGCGCAGCTTGGAGTATCGCAATCGGCGCTGAGCCATACGCTCCGCGCTCTAGAACTAAGGCTAGGCATCAGGCTGCTGACCCGAACTACGCGTAGCGTCTCCCCCACCGAAGCAGGAGCACGCCTACTCTTGACCGTCAGTTCCCGATTCGAGGAGATAGAAGCCGAATTGGCTGCCTTGAGCGAACTTCGCGACAAACCGGCAGGTACGATACGCATCACCACGGCTGAGCATGCCGCCGATTCCATAATCTGGCCCAAGCTGGCCCAATGTCTTGTGGATTACCCTGATATCAAAATCGAGATTAATGTCGACTATGGATTAACCGACATCGTTGCCCAACGCTATGATGCCGGCGTGCGTCTGGGTGATCAGGTGGAAAAAGACATGATAGCCGTACGTATCGGCCCTGATCTGCGCATGGCCGTGGTGGCTGCGCCAAGTTACTTTACCAAACGAGCGCCGCCGCAAACGCCACAAGATTTGGCTACGCACGATTGCATCAATCTACGCTTACCCACCTATGACAGCTTACTGGTTTGGGAATTCGAGCGAAATAATCATGCCCTGAAGGCCCACGTACATGGTCAGTGGGCGTTCAACAACGGCACCGCAATTTTAAGAGCCGCATTGGCTGGATTTGGTTTGGCATACCTGCCGGAGGATATGATAATGCAGCCTATAACTGAAGGCAGGCTTGTCGCTGTTCTTCAGGATTGGTGCCAGGCGTTTCCCGGTTATCACTTGTATTATCCGAATCGCCGGCAATCTTCCCCCGCATTCAAACTAGTGGTAGATGCATTGCGCTACCACGATTAAATCCTGATATTGGTTTTCACGCTTTTGAAGGCTATCTGAACCATACACCAAACCGTACTGCGGTTGCGATGATTACCCCGTAACATACCAAAGCAGCCGCTAATGCAATGAAAATATCGTTACTGGTACCGGAAATATACAACCCGTACCATCCGCCACCCAGTGCCACAATCAGACGGATAACACCACTCAAGATAGGCCAAAACATTCGACCAACTCCCTGAGAGGCAAAATAGAGGGCCAAGCCCAAACCGAAGAATCCATAGCAAGGACCCACTATACGCAAATACGCGCTGCCTACAGCGATCATATCCGGTTCAGCGCTAAATAAGGCCAGCCATTGTTCAGGCCAAATTGCCGCCAAAATGCCGATTATTTCAGTTACCACAAATGCAAACGCACCGCCTGTTAAGGCAATGCTTAAAGCCCGTTGGTGCTGGCCCGCACCTATATTGGTTCCAACCAATGCAACCAGTGGTGCACCAATGCCAAATATTAAAGGGATAAGTAAATATTCAATTCTCGCCCCGGTACCGAATCCGGCTACCGCATTAAAGTCGGCAACCGATGCGACCAATGCAGTTGCGCCTATCATTATCACAGTCGTCAATAGTGAATTGATTGCAGATAGCCCTCCAATATGTAGAATACTATTGATATTTGCCCACCGCAGCCGGACCCACCGAAAGCGTACCGCATTTCGACCGGATATAATGTATCCCCACATAGCTAAACTTCCCAAAAAATAGAAAATTAGCATGGCTATGCCGCCACCGGTAATGCCAAAAGCCGGAATAGGGCCAAAACCGAAAATCAGCAAGGGCGACAGCGGTATCAACAACAAGGTACCAATACAAGTAACCAGCGCCGGGAAAAGCATATTGCCGGTGCCGCGAATTACACTTGCCAGCCCATTCATCAACCACAAAAAGATATTCCCGGCAAAGATTACGTTTGAATAAGTGAGCGCCGCCTGAAGTGTTTCATCTTTGCCGCCCATCGCCCAATAAATTGGCTCACCGAAAATGAGAAACACCAGACTTAAAACCATGCTTGTTACTATATTGATAACTATTGCGTGTAACACCAGTCCGTCTGCCTCTATTTGACGGCCTGCGCCCAGCGCTCTTGCCACTGCCGAAGAGATGCCGCCACCCAAAGAGCCGGCCGAGATCATGGTAAGCAGCATCACCACCGGAAATACCAAAGCCATTCCGGCTAATGATTGCGCGCCAAGTTTGGCTATCCACCAAGTCTCAATCAAACCGGTACTGGCTTGGGCCAGCATAATTAACATATTCGGCCAAGCCAACTTTAGCAGCAGCGGAATGATAGGCGCTTGTAGCAAGTTTAGCGTTCTGGCATCCAGGGATAGGGGTTTTGCCTGGCATTTTTCAGCCGGGCGAGTTGCTGGCGACATGGTTGTTTTACACCTTGTTTTCATCAATTAATCCCCCTTTGTTGTAGTGGAGGCTTATATTTTGTACTATACGGTATAAAATATAAGCCCGACACTTTCCAGTGTCAATAGCTGTGTTTTCTGCCAATTGTTATAATGCTTACCATTTCAACATCAAAAATTTATGTGTTCAGAAATCACAACCACACAACGGGGACGTCCCCGTGCTTTCAATCAGGATCATGCATTGGAGCAAGCGGTGCGGGTATTCTGGAAATATGGCTATGAAGGCGCGTCATTAGGGGCTTTAACCGAAGCAATGGGTATTAATAAACCCAGCATGTATGCCGTGTTCGGAACCAAGGAAGAATTATTCCGCAAGGCTGTGCAGAAATATTTAACCGGACATGTGGCCTTTGTTCCAGAAGCCCTGAATGAACCGCTATTGCATGTCGCTTTGCGAAAATTACTCACCCAATCCATCGCCTTCTTAACCGATAAAAGTCATCCGCTGGGCTGTCTTATCATGCAAGGCGCATTAAATTGTGGCCAAGGTCATGAAAGCATCCAGCAACAACTAATCGCGCAACGCCAAGGTTATGAAAACCTGTTGCGCAAGCGCTTTGAATTAGCGCAAGCACAACAGCAATTAAATGATCAGTTCGATGCGGCGGTAATGGCTAAATATTTTGTCACCGTTCATGAAGGACTATCAGTCCAGGCAACTAGCGGCGCAACCGAGCAGGAATTGCTGGCCGTAATGGAGATTGTACTCAGTCACTTTTAAACCTGAAAAGTTATATACCTAAAGCAACAGACTGGGCTTCCTCAGGATTTCCGCCCGCCGGAAAATGCAACTCAAGCACCGTCCCTTTACCCAGCTCACTACTCACCGTCAGCCAACCGCCATGCAAATCCATAATCGATTTAACAATAGCCAGCCCCAATCCGGTTCCCTGTTCCGAACGCGCCGGATCAACCCGGTAAAATCGGTCAAACAAGAGGGGTAGATGGGCCGCAGCGATACCGCAACCATTATCTGCAACGGATACGACTGTGGTGCCGTTGTCTGCAGAGCTTACCGATAGGCTGATTTCACCACCAGCAGGGGTATGTTGCACGGCGTTCAGCAACACATTACTCAGTACCCGTTTAAATAATTGGCTATCGGCATATAAAACCGCCTGTCCCCGGCAAATCAGACTAATATTTTTTTCCTCGGCCAAGGCTTCGTGGTAACTACAAACCGCTTCCAGCTCCGCCCGACCATTCAGTCCGCTGGTGCGCAAGGCAATCTCGGTATTTTCCGCCCGGGCTAAAAACAGCAGGGTTTCAACGATACGTGACAAGCGGCCATATTCTTCCAGGTTCGATTCCAGTATGTCCCGGTAT
Coding sequences within it:
- a CDS encoding ABC-F family ATPase; this translates as MISTANITMQFGAKPLFENISVKFGNGNRFGLIGANGCGKSTFMKILSGDLEPSAGNVSITPNERIGVLRQDQFAYEEYRVLDTVIMGHKELWEVKQERDRIYALPEMSEEEGMRVAELEVEFAEMDGYTAESRAGELLLGLDIPLEQHDGLMSAVAPGWKLRVLLAQVLFADPDIMLLDEPTNNLDINTIRWVENILNERESTMVIISHDRHFLNSVCTDMADLDYGELRVYPGNYDDYMIAVTSVRDSLLASNSKKKAKIAELQTFVSRFSANASKAKQATSRAKQIDKIKLDEVKPSSRVNPFIRFDQTKKLYRVVLEVEEVSKGYGEAPLFKDLSLMIGVGERVAVIGPNGIGKSTLLKTLAGDLSPDAGIVKWSENVELGYFAQDHAESFAEDLSLIEWMGQWRKESDDDQMIRGTLGRLLFSQDDIHKSVKVLSGGEQGRMLFGKLMLQKANIMILDEPTNHLDMESIESLNTALESYPGTLIFVSHDREFVSSLATRIIELTPQGVVDYQGDYEEYLRSQDIV
- a CDS encoding NAD-dependent succinate-semialdehyde dehydrogenase; this translates as MAYQTINPATGELLASYPELSDSDLELAIANADQAYRDWRLRSIDERAKIVFKAADILLERKQEYAQYLTLEMGKLIGEAYAEVDITAGILQYYAKHAKAYLAPKALAESPNAKVLIEPIGVVLGIEPWNFPYYQVARVAGPQLMAGNVLLLKHAENVPQSALALARLFEEAGAPTGVYTNLFVSIDQIGRVIEDQRVRGVTVTGSERAGAAVAERAGRALKKVVAEMGGSDPLIVLADAPLEATLDSALFGRMFNAGQCCVASKRIIVVGQERGQHFLAGFVKRMGSFTAGDPMNPSTTLAPLSSEKALNLLLDQIDQAQKAGAKIVVGGNRIDRPGYFLEPTILSGINENNPIYTQELFGPVAAFYVVDNEAQAIELANATPFGLGASIFTADIEHGQNLAAKIETGMVFINQPVWTGPELPFGGIKNSGFGRELSERGFYEFVNEKLVNVAPPGAYPWGPVALS
- a CDS encoding tautomerase family protein — its product is MPLWKVYHPSGAFSAEDKQELAERITNVYAGVPIPKFYAVVIFETVEQGNCFVGGERNDKFIRFKVDQIARTLPGAIIREWWMRTLDEVIAPFVKQRGFDWEISIDETPFDLWSLQGELPPPFESIAEKRWVAENKASPYPYQEKLPAGQFLLTPGVTG
- a CDS encoding NAD(P)-dependent alcohol dehydrogenase; this translates as MFNAKAYSAVSATSPLASTTIPRRNPTERDVQIDILYCGICHSDLHSVRNEWSSIMPTIYPIVPGHEIVGRVTKVGFAVTHFKPGDLAGVGCLVDSDHTCPNCLDNLEQLCPHQTLTFNSPDKHLGGVTYGGYSESIVVDERFVLHIPANLDLAGVAPLLCAGITTYSPIRRWGDIKGKKIGVAGLGGLGHMGVKFARAFGAQVVVITTSPSKIKDALRLGAHEVIVSTHVEEMQNHAGSFDFILDTIAADHDINAYLNLLGHDGNITLVGAPEKPLAVSAFALLFGRRSLSGSIIGGLRETQEMLDFCGTHNITADVEVIPIQEVNTA
- a CDS encoding aldo/keto reductase; the protein is MQKRKLGNSNLEVSAIGLGCMGMSFSYGPAKDKQEMISLLRTAVEHGVTFFDTAEVYGPFINEELVGEALSPLRDQVVIATKFGFDTNVDPRGSKGAPALNSRPEHIKVVAEASLKRLKIDAIDLFYQHRVDPDVPIEEVAGAVNDLIQQGKVKHFGLSEAGAQTIRRAHAVQPVTALQSEYSLWWRRPELEIIPTLEELGIGLVPYSPLGKGFLTGKIDQSTTFDSSDFRSTLPRFTPEALQANRALVDLLDRIAERKHATPAQIALAWLLAQKPWIVPIPGTTKLHRLDENIGAVAVELTPVDLRDIETAAAQITVQGNRYPEKLEQITGR
- a CDS encoding LysR family transcriptional regulator, encoding MQRQNYNDLFAFVMVARLGSFTRAAAQLGVSQSALSHTLRALELRLGIRLLTRTTRSVSPTEAGARLLLTVSSRFEEIEAELAALSELRDKPAGTIRITTAEHAADSIIWPKLAQCLVDYPDIKIEINVDYGLTDIVAQRYDAGVRLGDQVEKDMIAVRIGPDLRMAVVAAPSYFTKRAPPQTPQDLATHDCINLRLPTYDSLLVWEFERNNHALKAHVHGQWAFNNGTAILRAALAGFGLAYLPEDMIMQPITEGRLVAVLQDWCQAFPGYHLYYPNRRQSSPAFKLVVDALRYHD
- a CDS encoding MATE family efflux transporter, yielding MSPATRPAEKCQAKPLSLDARTLNLLQAPIIPLLLKLAWPNMLIMLAQASTGLIETWWIAKLGAQSLAGMALVFPVVMLLTMISAGSLGGGISSAVARALGAGRQIEADGLVLHAIVINIVTSMVLSLVFLIFGEPIYWAMGGKDETLQAALTYSNVIFAGNIFLWLMNGLASVIRGTGNMLFPALVTCIGTLLLIPLSPLLIFGFGPIPAFGITGGGIAMLIFYFLGSLAMWGYIISGRNAVRFRWVRLRWANINSILHIGGLSAINSLLTTVIMIGATALVASVADFNAVAGFGTGARIEYLLIPLIFGIGAPLVALVGTNIGAGQHQRALSIALTGGAFAFVVTEIIGILAAIWPEQWLALFSAEPDMIAVGSAYLRIVGPCYGFFGLGLALYFASQGVGRMFWPILSGVIRLIVALGGGWYGLYISGTSNDIFIALAAALVCYGVIIATAVRFGVWFR
- a CDS encoding TetR/AcrR family transcriptional regulator produces the protein MCSEITTTQRGRPRAFNQDHALEQAVRVFWKYGYEGASLGALTEAMGINKPSMYAVFGTKEELFRKAVQKYLTGHVAFVPEALNEPLLHVALRKLLTQSIAFLTDKSHPLGCLIMQGALNCGQGHESIQQQLIAQRQGYENLLRKRFELAQAQQQLNDQFDAAVMAKYFVTVHEGLSVQATSGATEQELLAVMEIVLSHF